A region of Myxococcus stipitatus DSM 14675 DNA encodes the following proteins:
- a CDS encoding sigma-54-dependent transcriptional regulator, giving the protein MTTSTVLVVDDDRANLDSVTRIFQRESMATLAATNGTEALEMLRRPEVMVMVTDLMMPGMDGQELLRAARTIRPDVEVVLMTAYGTVETAVAAMKDGAYDFITKPLKRHALVKAVQKALEKRALVSENQTLKAKLAEMSAAGGRSMVGQSPAFRAMLDTIRQAAPSTATVLLLGESGTGKELAARSVHEYSSRAKGTFVAVNCGALPENILEAELFGVERGAFTGAVARREGRFERAHGGTLFLDEVGEMPLSAQVKLLRALAEGEIERLGGTQTVKVDVRLVAATNKDLQKEVAEGRFREDLYYRLNVVEIRVPALASRREDIPLLADAFLRRFAAKNGKALRGFSPEALQTLENYAWPGNVRELEHAVERAVVLARGEVLEASDLPESVRKGPLGAASQLVIPIGTPMEEVERRVIHETLRHTKGDKTLAARLLGIAARTIYRKLEREQSSGGEPTPGTDD; this is encoded by the coding sequence ATGACCACCTCGACCGTCCTCGTCGTCGATGACGACCGCGCCAACCTCGACTCCGTGACGCGCATCTTCCAACGGGAGAGCATGGCCACGCTGGCCGCCACCAACGGCACGGAGGCGCTGGAGATGCTGCGCCGCCCCGAGGTCATGGTGATGGTGACGGACCTGATGATGCCCGGCATGGACGGGCAGGAGCTGCTCCGCGCGGCGCGCACCATCCGCCCGGACGTGGAGGTGGTGTTGATGACGGCCTACGGCACGGTGGAGACCGCCGTGGCCGCGATGAAGGACGGCGCCTACGACTTCATCACCAAGCCCCTCAAGCGCCACGCGCTGGTGAAGGCGGTGCAGAAGGCGCTGGAGAAGCGGGCGCTCGTCTCGGAGAACCAGACACTCAAGGCGAAGCTGGCGGAGATGAGCGCCGCGGGCGGGCGGAGCATGGTGGGCCAGTCCCCCGCCTTCCGCGCCATGCTGGACACCATCCGCCAGGCCGCGCCCTCCACCGCCACCGTGCTGCTGCTGGGAGAGTCGGGCACGGGCAAGGAGCTGGCGGCGCGCTCGGTGCACGAGTACTCCAGCCGGGCCAAGGGCACCTTCGTCGCCGTCAACTGTGGCGCGCTGCCGGAGAACATCCTGGAGGCGGAGCTGTTCGGCGTGGAGCGAGGCGCCTTCACGGGCGCGGTGGCCCGGCGAGAGGGCCGCTTCGAGCGCGCCCACGGCGGCACCCTCTTCCTGGATGAAGTGGGCGAGATGCCCCTGTCCGCTCAGGTGAAGCTCCTGCGCGCGCTGGCCGAGGGCGAAATCGAGCGGCTGGGCGGCACGCAGACGGTGAAGGTGGACGTGCGCCTGGTGGCCGCCACCAACAAGGACCTGCAGAAGGAAGTGGCCGAGGGCCGCTTCCGCGAGGACCTCTACTACCGCCTCAACGTGGTGGAGATTCGCGTCCCCGCGCTGGCCTCGCGCAGGGAAGACATCCCGCTGCTGGCGGACGCGTTCCTGCGCCGCTTCGCCGCCAAGAATGGCAAGGCCCTGCGCGGCTTCTCCCCGGAGGCGCTCCAGACGCTGGAGAACTACGCCTGGCCCGGCAACGTGCGAGAGCTGGAGCACGCCGTCGAGCGCGCGGTGGTGCTGGCGCGAGGCGAGGTGCTGGAAGCCAGCGACCTGCCGGAGTCGGTGCGCAAGGGCCCGCTCGGCGCCGCGTCCCAGCTCGTCATCCCCATCGGAACCCCCATGGAAGAAGTGGAGCGGCGGGTGATCCACGAGACGCTGCGCCACACCAAGGGCGACAAGACGCTGGCCGCACGACTGTTGGGCATCGCCGCCCGCACCATCTATCGCAAGCTGGAGCGCGAGCAGTCGTCCGGCGGCGAACCCACCCCCGGCACCGACGACTGA
- a CDS encoding TldD/PmbA family protein codes for MPRASAPPRRAPPSQLAPLAARRPVPAPLLPQGLLERLLAVAMERGGDFAEVYVERTQSTSVVLEESRIKSAQTGLVQGVGVRVISGSKVGYAFSDDWDEPALLRAASTAAMIAQSTGAERAFPVSRVAVPSHYHVPTPLSDVEVALKASLLTRADKAARAFDARVTQVNAAYVDQTRRIAVANTEGRYTEDTQDLCRLSVHVVAQGKKNERRTGMYGGGGRVPFTHWETFPPEEVASEAARQAVATLGAVDCAAGPQTVVLAPGWSGILLHEAVGHGLEADFIRKGTSLFAGKLGEKVASELVTVIDDGTVSSGRGSINIDDEGTPGERKVLIENGVLKGYLYDSLNAKLMGQRSTGSGRRESFRHLPIPRMTNTFLAPGNHHPEDILKEVKSGLYCATFGGGQVDISNGNFVFEVSEAYQIEDGKLGRPVKNATLIGVGPEALKNVSRVGCDPRPDPGMGVCGKSGQSMPVGVGLPTVRIDNVTVGGTQVG; via the coding sequence ATGCCCCGAGCGTCCGCGCCGCCCCGGCGCGCCCCCCCGTCCCAACTGGCCCCCCTGGCGGCCCGGCGGCCCGTGCCCGCGCCCCTCCTGCCCCAGGGGCTCCTGGAGCGGCTGCTCGCCGTGGCCATGGAGCGAGGGGGTGACTTCGCGGAGGTCTACGTGGAGCGCACCCAGAGCACCAGCGTGGTGCTCGAGGAGTCTCGCATCAAGAGCGCCCAGACGGGCCTGGTGCAGGGCGTGGGCGTGCGGGTCATCTCCGGAAGCAAGGTGGGCTACGCCTTCTCCGACGACTGGGACGAGCCCGCGCTCCTGCGGGCGGCCTCCACGGCGGCCATGATTGCCCAGTCCACGGGCGCGGAGCGGGCCTTCCCCGTCTCCCGCGTCGCGGTGCCCAGCCACTACCACGTCCCCACCCCGCTCTCGGACGTGGAGGTGGCGCTGAAGGCGTCCTTGCTGACCCGCGCGGACAAGGCCGCCCGGGCCTTCGACGCGCGGGTGACGCAGGTCAACGCCGCGTATGTCGACCAGACGCGCCGCATCGCCGTGGCCAACACGGAGGGGCGCTACACCGAGGACACCCAGGACCTGTGCCGCCTGTCGGTGCACGTGGTGGCCCAGGGCAAGAAGAACGAGCGGCGCACGGGCATGTACGGCGGCGGTGGCCGGGTGCCCTTCACCCACTGGGAGACCTTCCCGCCCGAGGAGGTGGCGAGCGAGGCGGCCCGGCAGGCGGTGGCCACGCTGGGCGCGGTGGACTGCGCGGCGGGCCCCCAGACGGTGGTGCTGGCGCCGGGCTGGAGCGGCATCCTGCTGCACGAGGCGGTGGGCCACGGGCTCGAAGCGGACTTCATCCGCAAGGGGACGTCGCTGTTCGCCGGCAAGCTGGGGGAGAAGGTCGCCTCCGAGCTCGTCACCGTCATCGACGACGGCACGGTGTCCAGCGGCCGAGGCTCCATCAACATCGACGACGAGGGCACGCCGGGCGAGCGCAAGGTGCTCATCGAGAACGGCGTGCTCAAGGGCTATCTCTACGACAGCCTCAACGCGAAGCTGATGGGCCAGCGCTCCACGGGCAGCGGCCGGCGGGAGTCCTTCCGCCACCTGCCCATTCCGCGCATGACGAACACCTTCCTCGCGCCGGGCAACCACCATCCGGAGGACATCCTCAAGGAGGTGAAGTCCGGGCTGTACTGCGCCACGTTCGGCGGCGGGCAGGTGGACATCAGCAACGGCAACTTCGTCTTCGAGGTGAGCGAGGCGTACCAGATTGAAGACGGCAAGCTGGGCCGACCGGTGAAGAACGCCACGCTCATCGGCGTGGGGCCGGAGGCCCTCAAGAACGTGTCCCGCGTGGGGTGCGACCCTCGGCCGGACCCGGGCATGGGCGTCTGTGGGAAGAGCGGGCAGTCGATGCCGGTGGGCGTGGGGCTTCCCACGGTCCGCATCGACAACGTCACCGTCGGCGGAACCCAGGTCGGCTGA
- a CDS encoding TldD/PmbA family protein, translated as MDYQKLAKRIVQRATKKGALQAEAFLEVGRQSTVRVREGQIEDLTQSTSKGVGLRVIVKGRLGFAFTSDFEPSGLERLVDQALKLAEAAAPSKLNGLPGAKELGRLGDTGALYDPAVANLPGDWKVKVALEVEKAARAEDSRVATFNAVGAGDFVSEVYVASSEGMSGGYSGTYVYLYALPVASADGQLQKGYWLDYKRFLDDLESPESIGREATRRAVRMLGARRVKTQQVPVLFDPLVAASFVSGVARAANGNAVHQQASMFAARQGQRLAGEHVTLVDNGLLPRGLATAPFDGEGVPTRRTPIIDRGVLSHFLYDAFTARKAKARPTGNAKRGYNALPSIGTSNLYLEPGQKSPEELIREVDRGFYVTSLLGHGANPVTGELSAGANGLWIENGELTHAVQEVTVAGNVLKMLQDLDGVGNDLQFRGGAAGAPTVRFRGLTLSGE; from the coding sequence ATGGACTATCAAAAGCTCGCGAAGCGAATCGTCCAGCGCGCCACGAAGAAGGGCGCCCTCCAGGCGGAGGCCTTCCTGGAAGTGGGCCGCCAGAGCACGGTGCGCGTACGCGAAGGGCAGATTGAGGACCTCACCCAGTCCACGTCCAAGGGCGTGGGCCTGCGCGTCATCGTGAAGGGCCGACTGGGCTTCGCCTTCACGTCGGACTTCGAGCCCTCGGGCCTGGAGCGCCTCGTCGACCAGGCACTGAAGCTGGCCGAGGCCGCCGCGCCCAGCAAGCTCAACGGCCTGCCCGGCGCGAAGGAGCTGGGCCGCCTGGGCGACACCGGCGCGCTGTATGACCCGGCGGTGGCGAACCTCCCCGGCGACTGGAAGGTGAAGGTCGCGCTGGAGGTGGAGAAGGCGGCCCGCGCGGAGGACTCACGCGTGGCCACCTTCAACGCGGTGGGCGCCGGGGACTTCGTCTCCGAGGTGTACGTCGCGTCCTCCGAGGGGATGTCCGGAGGCTACTCGGGCACGTACGTGTACCTGTACGCGCTGCCGGTGGCCTCCGCGGACGGCCAGCTCCAGAAGGGCTACTGGCTGGACTACAAGCGCTTCCTCGACGACCTGGAGTCGCCGGAGTCCATCGGCCGCGAGGCCACGCGCCGCGCGGTGCGCATGTTGGGAGCCCGGCGGGTGAAGACGCAGCAGGTGCCGGTGTTGTTCGACCCGCTCGTCGCCGCGTCCTTCGTGTCGGGCGTCGCCAGGGCGGCCAACGGCAACGCCGTGCACCAGCAGGCCAGCATGTTCGCCGCGCGCCAGGGGCAGCGGCTCGCGGGAGAGCACGTCACGCTGGTGGACAACGGGCTGTTGCCCCGAGGACTCGCCACCGCGCCGTTCGATGGCGAGGGGGTGCCCACCCGACGCACGCCCATCATCGACCGGGGGGTGCTCTCCCACTTCCTCTACGACGCGTTCACCGCGCGCAAGGCGAAGGCGCGCCCCACCGGCAACGCCAAGCGGGGCTACAACGCGCTGCCCTCCATCGGCACCAGCAACCTGTACCTGGAGCCCGGCCAGAAGTCCCCCGAGGAGCTCATCCGCGAGGTGGACCGGGGCTTCTACGTCACGTCGCTGCTGGGCCACGGCGCGAACCCCGTCACGGGGGAGCTGTCCGCGGGCGCCAACGGCCTGTGGATCGAGAATGGCGAGCTGACGCACGCGGTGCAGGAAGTCACCGTGGCGGGCAACGTCCTGAAGATGCTCCAGGACCTGGACGGCGTGGGCAACGACTTGCAGTTCCGGGGAGGCGCGGCGGGGGCGCCGACTGTCCGCTTCCGAGGTCTCACGCTCTCCGGGGAGTAG
- a CDS encoding FHA domain-containing protein, with the protein MPARPPSSSRSGAGRSGGNGGADSPSAKPSARGRPPREASSSDEDFAAPASGDDASDGPANPELYGDALPPRSRADETRVGAIPESREDEPRREDDDDNSEATRAGPPVQMLVLAGPDRGRKKRFQGVRMVVGRGKDCDFVLDDQSVSRRHLELVYSQNGVAMRDLGSISGTQVNDQRVDECILKHGDEIAMGKTRLRFVDEAEQIKELRVQAEAREAEEKREREEASKERDEARKAASSARGTDVDPNDPRLNEATNANYRVPEQLQAKNREGNNKGKGAIAIPRTRPPPRAAAAEGNSKVKLLIGVGGAVVVLLMLGLLLVPSKPPPPPPPDPSIERAKLLMQKARESMRADDYPGALAFLEEAEKLRPGVDEEGLGKAVAKEVEVRKVFQAARELMDAQNFDEARKVLDAAPQGTAKSDDVRRKLEAELEEKATAFHVGKMEEAFTARDPDAVRALLDRMPDVSKPAYSQRLQDLIAELAKESADDARRARAGRARADELAKEERKRFIEEAFTDVERRFNGGDYQRAVLECDRVVEKYKADKDVKDRSRQLKTLIPQFQRTLDDAQKKLASNALESASKPLRRAAELYRQIGFQGSLGRTIDEQLASAALAAGQGALKKGDLVVAGSNFREALRLNPGDRRARDGLDELQKKVEELYMRAYIERDRDPSAAAMKFKIVIETAPEGSDTKRKAEMFLSELQP; encoded by the coding sequence ATGCCTGCTCGTCCTCCATCCTCCTCCCGTTCTGGTGCCGGCCGTTCTGGCGGCAATGGGGGGGCGGACTCTCCATCGGCGAAGCCGTCGGCCCGGGGCCGCCCGCCGCGCGAGGCCTCCTCGTCCGACGAGGACTTCGCCGCGCCTGCCTCCGGGGATGACGCCTCCGACGGTCCCGCGAACCCCGAGCTCTACGGGGACGCCCTGCCACCCCGCTCGCGCGCGGACGAGACGCGCGTGGGCGCCATCCCGGAATCCCGCGAGGACGAGCCCCGCCGGGAGGACGACGACGACAACTCCGAGGCGACGCGGGCCGGGCCGCCGGTGCAGATGCTGGTGCTGGCGGGGCCGGACCGGGGGCGCAAGAAGCGCTTCCAGGGCGTGCGGATGGTGGTGGGGCGCGGCAAGGACTGCGACTTCGTGCTGGACGACCAGTCCGTGTCGCGCCGGCACCTGGAGCTCGTCTACAGCCAGAACGGCGTGGCGATGCGGGACCTGGGGAGCATCTCCGGCACCCAGGTGAATGACCAGCGCGTGGACGAGTGCATCCTGAAGCACGGGGATGAAATCGCCATGGGCAAGACGCGGCTGCGCTTCGTGGACGAGGCGGAGCAGATCAAGGAGCTGCGCGTCCAGGCGGAGGCCCGCGAGGCCGAGGAGAAGCGCGAGCGCGAGGAGGCTTCCAAGGAGCGCGACGAGGCCCGCAAGGCGGCGAGCTCCGCGCGGGGCACCGACGTGGACCCCAATGACCCGCGCCTCAACGAGGCCACCAACGCCAACTACCGGGTCCCCGAGCAGCTCCAGGCGAAGAACCGCGAGGGCAACAACAAGGGCAAGGGCGCCATCGCCATTCCCCGCACCCGCCCGCCTCCGAGGGCCGCCGCGGCGGAGGGCAACTCGAAGGTGAAGCTGCTCATCGGCGTGGGCGGCGCCGTGGTGGTGCTGCTCATGCTGGGGCTCCTGCTCGTCCCCTCGAAGCCGCCCCCGCCGCCTCCTCCGGACCCGAGCATCGAGCGGGCGAAGCTGCTGATGCAGAAGGCGCGCGAGTCGATGCGCGCGGACGACTACCCGGGGGCGCTGGCCTTCCTCGAGGAGGCGGAGAAGCTCCGGCCCGGCGTGGACGAGGAGGGCCTGGGCAAGGCGGTGGCGAAGGAGGTGGAGGTCCGCAAGGTCTTCCAGGCCGCGCGCGAGCTGATGGACGCGCAGAACTTCGACGAGGCCCGGAAGGTTCTCGACGCCGCGCCGCAGGGCACGGCCAAGTCGGACGACGTGCGGCGCAAGCTCGAGGCGGAGCTGGAGGAGAAGGCCACGGCGTTCCACGTCGGGAAGATGGAGGAGGCCTTCACCGCGAGAGACCCGGACGCGGTGCGCGCGCTGCTGGACCGGATGCCGGACGTCAGCAAGCCCGCCTATTCGCAGCGGCTCCAGGACTTGATCGCCGAGCTGGCGAAGGAGTCCGCGGACGACGCGCGCCGGGCCCGGGCGGGACGTGCGCGCGCCGACGAGCTCGCCAAGGAGGAGCGCAAGCGCTTCATCGAGGAGGCCTTCACGGACGTGGAGCGGCGATTCAACGGCGGGGACTACCAGCGCGCGGTGCTGGAGTGCGACCGCGTGGTGGAGAAGTACAAGGCGGACAAGGACGTGAAGGACCGCTCGCGTCAGCTCAAGACGCTCATCCCCCAGTTCCAGCGCACGCTGGATGACGCGCAGAAGAAGCTCGCGTCCAACGCGCTGGAGTCCGCGTCGAAGCCCCTGCGCCGCGCCGCGGAGCTGTACCGGCAGATTGGCTTCCAGGGCTCGCTGGGGCGCACCATCGACGAGCAGCTCGCGTCGGCGGCGCTGGCGGCGGGGCAGGGGGCCTTGAAGAAGGGCGACCTGGTCGTCGCGGGCTCCAACTTCCGCGAGGCCCTGCGCCTCAACCCCGGAGACCGCCGCGCGCGCGACGGCCTGGATGAGCTGCAGAAGAAGGTGGAGGAGCTCTACATGCGCGCCTATATCGAGCGCGACAGGGACCCGTCGGCCGCCGCGATGAAGTTCAAGATTGTCATCGAGACAGCGCCCGAGGGCTCGGATACGAAGCGCAAGGCGGAGATGTTCCTGAGCGAGCTGCAGCCATGA
- a CDS encoding cyclic nucleotide-binding domain-containing protein, with amino-acid sequence MSESSLRELGMDLLEERQFERALAVFAEAVRRVPADHRSRMLAARCLAELGERERAVTSYHACAEGLLRRDYLLSAMAACKLALDLSPNERRLRDTLIRVHSRAVRSAPGRAVVPPPLPPETLYDGKVDTDLMGLVGEELSNRAIEVLAAPDPGGSADPNSRPPLPLFADLDRDAFIDLVGRMNWRRVRPEEVVSREGEPADHLCVLVAGKAEVTRQMDGEAKTLGFLGGGSIFGEIALLTGAPPTATVAAVSDTEVFEIRREHLNAMAKLYPAVPQVLADFAQQRMARNLMATSPMFQALPESERGALLQRFTFRALQGHEKVLVEGEHSPGLFIVLAGELVVQKEDPAGGTVTLGVLREGEVAGEISLLTGLRATATVVVTRKTAAAFLERNAFHELVRSFPHIRTYLEQLSDRRLKQIGEALRPAEIIDADELVLEPEAA; translated from the coding sequence ATGAGCGAGTCGTCGCTGCGTGAACTCGGGATGGACCTCCTCGAGGAGCGTCAGTTCGAGCGGGCCCTTGCCGTGTTCGCGGAGGCGGTGCGCCGGGTCCCGGCGGACCACCGCTCGCGGATGCTGGCCGCCCGGTGTCTGGCGGAGCTGGGCGAGCGCGAGCGCGCCGTCACGTCGTACCACGCGTGCGCCGAGGGGCTCCTGCGCCGCGACTACCTCCTGTCCGCCATGGCCGCGTGCAAGCTGGCCCTGGACCTGTCGCCCAACGAGCGGCGCCTGCGCGACACGCTCATCCGCGTGCACTCGCGCGCGGTGCGCAGCGCTCCGGGCCGCGCCGTCGTGCCCCCGCCGCTGCCGCCGGAGACGCTCTACGACGGCAAGGTGGACACGGACTTGATGGGGCTCGTCGGCGAGGAGCTGTCCAACCGCGCCATCGAGGTGCTGGCCGCGCCGGACCCGGGCGGCTCCGCGGACCCCAACAGCCGGCCTCCGCTGCCGCTGTTCGCGGACCTGGACCGCGACGCGTTCATCGACCTGGTGGGCCGGATGAACTGGCGCCGGGTGCGGCCCGAGGAGGTGGTGAGCCGCGAGGGCGAGCCCGCCGACCACCTCTGCGTGCTCGTCGCGGGCAAGGCGGAGGTGACGCGGCAGATGGACGGCGAGGCCAAGACGCTGGGCTTCCTGGGCGGCGGCTCCATCTTCGGTGAGATTGCCCTGCTGACGGGCGCGCCGCCGACGGCCACGGTGGCCGCGGTGTCCGACACGGAGGTCTTCGAGATCCGCCGCGAGCACCTCAACGCGATGGCGAAGCTCTACCCCGCGGTGCCGCAGGTGCTGGCGGACTTCGCGCAGCAGCGCATGGCGCGCAACCTGATGGCCACCTCGCCCATGTTCCAGGCGCTGCCGGAGTCGGAGCGGGGCGCGCTGCTCCAGCGCTTCACCTTCCGCGCGCTGCAGGGCCACGAGAAGGTGCTGGTGGAGGGCGAGCACTCGCCGGGCCTGTTCATCGTGCTGGCCGGAGAGCTGGTGGTGCAGAAGGAGGACCCGGCGGGCGGCACCGTGACGCTGGGCGTGCTGCGCGAGGGCGAGGTCGCTGGCGAAATCTCCCTGCTGACGGGCCTGCGCGCCACGGCCACCGTCGTCGTCACGCGCAAGACGGCGGCGGCCTTCCTGGAGCGCAACGCGTTCCACGAGCTGGTCCGCTCCTTCCCGCACATCCGCACGTACCTGGAGCAGCTGTCGGACCGGCGGCTGAAGCAGATTGGCGAGGCCCTCCGGCCCGCCGAAATCATCGACGCGGACGAGCTGGTGCTCGAGCCCGAGGCGGCGTGA
- the gspC gene encoding type II secretion system protein GspC translates to MELFFRKYFWTVTLLFIALVALLAAKTVNLFVESAISPVPTSGANARAPTQTRQQAALALPDMEGLSRVTGIKIPEPEKPVVEPSAPLADLNAEPVKSGLRVKLLGTLVASNPDWSFASIQDMVTQRAQTYMKGNELQGATVHEIERERVIVINNGRKEFIDGNPGDGAGTFTPPTPPVAVGNPNPSSGIRAVSDNEYEVPREEINKTLNDLNSVAMQARIVPAFKDGQAVGFKLFSIRPDSIYTKIGVQNGDVIRRINGFDLNSPEKALEVYSKMKDASRIEIEIERNGAPIRKSYNVR, encoded by the coding sequence ATGGAACTCTTCTTTCGCAAATACTTCTGGACAGTGACCCTGCTGTTCATCGCGCTCGTCGCCCTGTTGGCGGCGAAGACGGTGAACCTGTTCGTCGAGTCCGCCATCTCCCCGGTGCCGACGTCGGGGGCCAACGCGCGTGCGCCCACCCAGACACGTCAGCAGGCGGCGCTGGCCCTGCCTGACATGGAGGGGCTGTCGCGGGTGACGGGCATCAAGATTCCGGAGCCGGAGAAGCCGGTGGTCGAGCCGTCGGCGCCGCTGGCGGACCTCAACGCGGAGCCGGTGAAGAGTGGCCTTCGCGTGAAGCTGTTGGGCACGCTCGTCGCGAGCAACCCGGATTGGTCCTTCGCTTCCATCCAGGACATGGTGACCCAGCGCGCGCAGACGTACATGAAGGGCAACGAGCTGCAAGGCGCCACCGTTCACGAAATCGAGCGTGAGCGCGTCATCGTCATCAACAACGGGCGCAAGGAGTTCATCGACGGCAACCCGGGTGACGGCGCCGGGACGTTCACTCCTCCCACGCCGCCGGTGGCGGTGGGCAACCCCAACCCCAGCAGCGGCATCCGCGCGGTCAGCGACAACGAGTACGAAGTGCCGCGCGAGGAGATCAACAAGACGCTCAACGACCTCAACTCCGTGGCCATGCAGGCGCGAATCGTCCCCGCCTTCAAGGACGGCCAGGCCGTGGGCTTCAAGCTCTTCTCCATCCGCCCGGACTCCATCTACACGAAGATTGGCGTCCAGAATGGTGACGTCATCCGCCGCATCAACGGATTCGACCTCAACAGCCCGGAGAAGGCGCTGGAGGTCTATTCCAAGATGAAGGACGCATCCCGCATTGAAATCGAGATCGAGCGCAACGGAGCGCCGATCCGCAAGTCCTACAACGTTCGTTAA
- a CDS encoding ParB/RepB/Spo0J family partition protein encodes MAAKSARKTAAAKPKPKPAATPRKPRRKKAAPQSRGLSPADVASDSVEYPTDILDAVREDGGEVLGVYREPLGGHPVVLAVLPIDKVEPTPYQRDLSEPHVKRLASAMERLDRFLDPVIAVRKDGRYWTPNGNHRLHASKLLGAKSIIALLLPDEDVAYQILALNTEKAHNLKERSLEVVRMYRGLVGAGRAGAEKSFAHLFEEPAFITLGAAYEQRPRFSAGAYHPFVKVVEDFLDLPLEKALAVREARAQKLLELDDAVVAVVNALKEKGMQSPYLKNFVVGRINFLRFRKGAGKPDFDGTVAKMLASALQFNLDSVKREDIGRMGGGPLEPDDEHA; translated from the coding sequence ATGGCAGCGAAGTCCGCACGAAAGACGGCCGCCGCGAAGCCGAAGCCGAAGCCCGCGGCCACGCCCCGCAAGCCGCGCCGCAAGAAGGCGGCCCCCCAGTCACGAGGCCTGTCTCCGGCCGATGTGGCGAGCGACTCGGTGGAGTACCCCACGGACATCCTCGACGCCGTGCGCGAGGACGGAGGCGAGGTCCTCGGCGTCTACCGCGAGCCCTTGGGCGGCCATCCCGTGGTGCTCGCGGTGCTCCCCATCGACAAGGTGGAGCCCACGCCGTACCAGCGGGACTTGTCCGAGCCCCACGTGAAGCGGCTGGCCAGCGCGATGGAGCGATTGGACCGCTTCCTGGACCCCGTCATCGCCGTGCGCAAGGACGGCCGCTACTGGACGCCCAACGGCAACCACCGGCTGCACGCGAGCAAGCTCTTGGGTGCCAAGTCCATCATCGCGCTGCTGCTGCCCGACGAGGACGTGGCCTATCAAATCCTCGCCCTCAACACGGAGAAGGCCCACAACCTCAAGGAGCGCTCGCTGGAGGTGGTCCGCATGTACCGGGGCCTGGTGGGCGCGGGCCGCGCGGGCGCGGAGAAGTCCTTCGCGCACCTCTTCGAGGAGCCCGCCTTCATCACCCTGGGCGCCGCCTACGAGCAGCGTCCCCGCTTCTCCGCGGGCGCCTACCATCCCTTCGTCAAGGTGGTGGAGGACTTCCTGGACCTGCCACTGGAGAAGGCACTCGCCGTGCGCGAGGCGCGGGCCCAGAAGCTGCTGGAGCTCGACGACGCGGTGGTGGCGGTGGTCAACGCCCTCAAGGAGAAGGGGATGCAGAGCCCCTATCTCAAGAACTTCGTCGTCGGCCGCATCAACTTCCTGCGCTTCCGCAAAGGCGCCGGAAAGCCGGACTTCGACGGCACCGTGGCGAAGATGTTGGCCAGTGCCCTCCAGTTCAACCTCGACTCCGTCAAGCGCGAGGACATTGGCAGGATGGGCGGCGGCCCGCTCGAGCCGGACGACGAGCACGCGTAG